A window of Solanum stenotomum isolate F172 chromosome 3, ASM1918654v1, whole genome shotgun sequence contains these coding sequences:
- the LOC125860184 gene encoding topless-related protein 1-like isoform X3 has translation MSSLSRELVFLILQFLDEEKFKETVHKLEQESGFFFNMKYFEDEVHNGNWDEVEKYLSGFTKVDDNRYSMKIFFEIRKQKYLEALDKRDRSKGVEILVKDLKVFASFNEELFKEITQLLTLENFRENEQLSKYGDTKSARAIMLVELKKLIEANPLFRDKLQFPNLKNSRLRTLINQSLNWQHQLCKNPRPNPDIKTLFVDHSCGQPNGARAPSPANNPLLGSVPKPGSFPPLGAHGPFQPGPAPVAAPLAGWMSNPPTVAHPAVSGGPMGLGPSSIPASLKHPRTPPTNPSIDYPSGESDHAAKRTRSLGISDEVNLPVNVLPISFPGQGHNQSLTVPDDLPKTVARTLNQGSSPMSMDFHPSQQTLLLVGTNVGDIALWEVGSRERLVLRNFKVWDLSACSMPLQTALVKDPGVSVNRVIWSPDGSLFGVAYSRHIVQIYSYHGNDDIRQHVEIDAHVGGVNDLAFSHPNKQLSVITCGDDKTIKVWDATSGARQYTFEGHEAPVYSVCPHHKETIQFIFSTALDGKIKAWLYDNLGSRVDYEAPGRWCTTMAYSADGTRLFSCGTSKDGESHIVEWNESEGAVKRTYQGFRKRSLGVVQFDTTKNRFLAAGDDFSIKFWDMDHVPLLTSIDADGGLPASPRIRFNKDGSLLAVSANENGIKILANNDGIRLVRTFENLAYDASRASETTKPTVNPISVASANNSGFADRVASVVGISGMNGDARNPVDVKPRINEEPNDKSKIWKLTEISESSQCRSLKLPENLRVTKISRLIYTNSGNAVLALASNAIHLLWKWQRNDRNTSGKATASVSPQLWQPSSGILMTNDVHEPNHEEAVSCFALSKNDSYVMSASGGKISLFNMMTFKTMTTFMPPPPAATFLAFHPQDNNIIAIGMDDSTIQIYNVRVDEVKSMLKGHSKRITGLAFSHVLNVLVSSGADSQLCVWSTVGWEMQRAKSLQLRGQSISQSDTRVQFHQDQTHFLVVHEAQITVYETAKLECFKQWVPHESDAPISHATYSCDSQLIYASFLDATVCVFTAGNLHMQCCIIPSAYLSPGISNSNIHPVVVAAHPEDPNQFALGMSDGGVHVFEPLESEGKWGVPPPLENGFAEGVPAAPSIAASGFDQAPT, from the exons ATGTCATCTCTCAGTAGAGAGCTTGTATTCTTGATCTTACAGTTTCTAGATGAGGAGAAATTCAAAGAAACAGTTCACAA GCTTGAGCAAGAATCTggttttttctttaatatgaaGTACTTTGAAGATGAAGTGCATAATGGTAATTGGGATGAAGTTGAAAAGTATCTCTCTGGTTTTACCAAAGTGGATGATAACCGATATTCCATGAAGATTTTCTTTGAAATAAGGAAGCAAAAGTATCTTGAGGCATTGGACAA GCGTGACCGGTCCAAGGGTGTTGAAATTCTTGTAAAAGATCTTAAAGTTTTTGCATCTTTCAATGAGGAGCTTTTCAAGGAGATAACTCAGCTGTTGACACTAGAGAATTTCAG GGAGAATGAACAGCTGTCCAAGTATGGAGATACTAAATCTGCACGAGCTATTATGTTGGTTGAGCTCAAAAAGCTTATAGAAGCAAATCCCCTGTTTCGTGACAAGTTGCAGTTTCCCAACCTCAAAAACTCAAGGTTACGAACTTTGATTAACCAAAG CTTAAATTGGCAGCACCAACTATGTAAAAATCCTAGGCCAAATCCAGATATCAAAACACTGTTTGTGGATCATTCTTGTGGACAACCAAATGGTGCTCGAGCTCCGTCACCTGCAAACAATCCATTGCTTGGATCAGTGCCCAAACCAGGCAGCTTCCCTCCTCTTGGTGCACACGGG CCTTTCCAACCTGGGCCAGCACCTGTGGCAGCTCCACTTGCTGGGTGGATGTCCAACCCACCCACTGTAGCTCATCCAGCAGTTTCTGGTGGACCTATGGGTCTTGGTCCTTCATCTATTCCAG CTTCTCTTAAACATCCCAGGACTCCACCAACGAATCCCTCTATTGATTATCCATCTGGGGAATCTGATCATGCTGCCAAAAGAACTAGGTCACTGGGAATATCTGATGAG GTTAATCTTCCTGTGAATGTGCTACCTATATCATTTCCAGGGCAAGGTCATAATCAATCTCTTACTGTACCTGATGACTTGCCCAAGACTGTTGCAAGAACATTAAACCAGGGATCATCTCCCATGAGCATGGATTTTCATCCTTCTCAGCAGACATTGCTTCTAG TTGGCACGAATGTTGGAGATATTGCATTATGGGAAGTTGGTTCAAGGGAGAGACTGGTGTTGAGAAACTTCAAAGTCTGGGACTTGAGTGCATGTTCAATGCCATTACag ACTGCCCTGGTAAAAGATCCTGGTGTCTCAGTTAACCGTGTTATATGGAGCCCCGACGGTTCGTTATTTG GGGTTGCATACTCTAGGCACATTGTTCAAATATATTCCTATCACGGGAATGATGACATACGTCAGCATGTGGAG ATTGATGCTCACGTTGGAGGCGTAAATGATCTTGCATTCTCTCACCCTAATAAGCAGCTCTCTGTTATAACATGTGGAGATGACAAAACTATAAAG GTTTGGGATGCCACATCTGGTGCAAGACAATATACATTTGAGGGTCATGAGGCACCTGTATACTCTGTGTGCCCTCACCATAAAGAAACCATTCAG TTTATTTTCTCTACAGCATTAGATGGAAAGATAAAAGCGTGGTTATATGATAATTTGGGATCTCGAGTAGATTATGAGGCTCCTGGTCGTTGGTGCACAACAATGGCATACAGTGCTGACGGAACTAG ACTGTTTTCATGTGGAACCAGCAAAGATGGGGAGTCGCACATTGTTGAGTGGAATGAAAGTGAAGGGGCTGTTAAGAGAACATATCAAGGGTTTCGGAAAAGATCGCTGGGTGTTGTACAATTTGATACAACTAAAAATCGATTTTTGGCTGCTGGTGATGATTTCTCAATCAAATTCTGGGATATGGACCATGTTCCACTCCTGACAAGTATTGATGCTGATGGAGGTCTTCCA GCAAGCCCTCGGATTCGATTCAACAAGGATGGTTCTCTATTGGCTGTTTCTGCTAATGAAAATGGGATAAAGATTTTGGCAAATAATGACGGTATTCGTTTAGTACGCACTTTTGAGAACCTAGCTTATGATGCTTCCAGGGCATCTGAAACTACAAAG CCTACAGTAAATCCAATATCCGTAGCATCAGCAAATAATTCTGGATTTGCAGATAGGGTGGCCTCTGTTGTTGGCATCAGTGGAATG AATGGAGATGCAAGGAATCCGGTAGATGTAAAACCTCGAATTAATGAAGAGCCTAATGACAAATCCAAGATATGGAAGCTCACTGAAATTAGTGAATCATCGCAGTGCCGGTCCTTGAAGCTTCCTGAGAACCTCAGAGTGACTAAG ATATCAAGATTAATATATACAAACTCTGGTAATGCCGTCTTAGCATTAGCATCAAATGCTATTCACCTGCTTTGGAAGTGGCAAAGGAATGATCGCAATACAAGTGGCAAG GCAACAGCCAGTGTTTCACCTCAATTGTGGCAACCTTCAAGTGGCATATTAATGACAAATGATGTGCACGAACCAAACCATGAGGAAGCTGTCTCCTGCTTTGCTTTGTCCAAGAATGACTCGTATGTGATGTCAGCATCTGGTGGAAAGATTTCCTTGTTCAACATGATGACATTCAAG ACAATGACAACTTTCATGCCTCCACCTCCAGCAGCAACTTTTCTTGCATTTCATCCTCAAGATAACAACATTATTGCTATTGGCATGGATGATTCTACCATCCAGATATATAATGTCCGAGTGGATGAG GTTAAAAGCATGCTTAAAGGCCACTCTAAAAGGATAACTGGCCTTGCCTTCTCTCATGTGCTCAATGTGCTAGTTTCCTCAGGAGCTGATTCTCAG CTGTGTGTATGGAGCACTGTTGGGTGGGAAATGCAGAGAGCTAAATCCTTGCAGCTACGGGGGCAATCAATATCTCAATCAGATACCAGAGTGCAGTTTCATCAGGATCAAACTCATTTCCTTGTTGTGCATGAGGCACAGATTACAGTATATGAAACAGCAAAGTTGGAATGTTTTAAGCAG TGGGTTCCGCATGAAAGTGATGCCCCAATTTCTCATGCCACATACTCATGTGATAGCCAGCTTATATATGCTAGTTTCTTGGATGCAACTGTGTGCGTATTCACTGCCGGGAACCTCCATATGCAATGCTGCATTATTCCTTCTGCTTATCTGTCACCCGGTATCAG CAATTCAAATATCCACCCAGTTGTAGTTGCAGCACATCCAGAAGATCCAAACCAATTTGCATTAGGTATGTCAGATGGTGGTGTTCATGTTTTCGAACCACTTGAATCTGAAGGCAAATGGGGCGTCCCTCCACCACTTGAAAATGGCTTTGCAGAAGGTGTACCAGCTGCTCCATCTATTGCAGCTTCAGGCTTCGATCAAGCACCAACATAA
- the LOC125860184 gene encoding topless-related protein 1-like isoform X2, producing the protein MSSLSRELVFLILQFLDEEKFKETVHKLEQESGFFFNMKYFEDEVHNGNWDEVEKYLSGFTKVDDNRYSMKIFFEIRKQKYLEALDKRDRSKGVEILVKDLKVFASFNEELFKEITQLLTLENFRENEQLSKYGDTKSARAIMLVELKKLIEANPLFRDKLQFPNLKNSRLRTLINQSLNWQHQLCKNPRPNPDIKTLFVDHSCGQPNGARAPSPANNPLLGSVPKPGSFPPLGAHGPFQPGPAPVAAPLAGWMSNPPTVAHPAVSGGPMGLGPSSIPASLKHPRTPPTNPSIDYPSGESDHAAKRTRSLGISDEVNLPVNVLPISFPGQGHNQSLTVPDDLPKTVARTLNQGSSPMSMDFHPSQQTLLLVGTNVGDIALWEVGSRERLVLRNFKVWDLSACSMPLQTALVKDPGVSVNRVIWSPDGSLFGVAYSRHIVQIYSYHGNDDIRQHVEIDAHVGGVNDLAFSHPNKQLSVITCGDDKTIKVWDATSGARQYTFEGHEAPVYSVCPHHKETIQFIFSTALDGKIKAWLYDNLGSRVDYEAPGRWCTTMAYSADGTRLFSCGTSKDGESHIVEWNESEGAVKRTYQGFRKRSLGVVQFDTTKNRFLAAGDDFSIKFWDMDHVPLLTSIDADGGLPASPRIRFNKDGSLLAVSANENGIKILANNDGIRLVRTFENLAYDASRASETTKPTVNPISVASANNSGFADRVASVVGISGMNGDARNPVDVKPRINEEPNDKSKIWKLTEISESSQCRSLKLPENLRVTKISRLIYTNSGNAVLALASNAIHLLWKWQRNDRNTSGKATASVSPQLWQPSSGILMTNDVHEPNHEEAVSCFALSKNDSYVMSASGGKISLFNMMTFKTMTTFMPPPPAATFLAFHPQDNNIIAIGMDDSTIQIYNVRVDEVKSKLKGHSKRITGLAFSHVLNVLISSGADSQLCVWSTDGWEKQRARTLQLPGRSTSQSDTRVQFHQDQTHFLAVHEAQIAIFETTKLECLKQWVPRESAAPISHATFSCDSQLIYASFLDATVCVFTAGHLHMRCRIIPSAYLSPSISNSNIHPVVVAAHPEDPNQFALGMSDGGVHVFEPLESEGKWGVPPPLENGFAEGVPAAPSIAASGFDQAPT; encoded by the exons ATGTCATCTCTCAGTAGAGAGCTTGTATTCTTGATCTTACAGTTTCTAGATGAGGAGAAATTCAAAGAAACAGTTCACAA GCTTGAGCAAGAATCTggttttttctttaatatgaaGTACTTTGAAGATGAAGTGCATAATGGTAATTGGGATGAAGTTGAAAAGTATCTCTCTGGTTTTACCAAAGTGGATGATAACCGATATTCCATGAAGATTTTCTTTGAAATAAGGAAGCAAAAGTATCTTGAGGCATTGGACAA GCGTGACCGGTCCAAGGGTGTTGAAATTCTTGTAAAAGATCTTAAAGTTTTTGCATCTTTCAATGAGGAGCTTTTCAAGGAGATAACTCAGCTGTTGACACTAGAGAATTTCAG GGAGAATGAACAGCTGTCCAAGTATGGAGATACTAAATCTGCACGAGCTATTATGTTGGTTGAGCTCAAAAAGCTTATAGAAGCAAATCCCCTGTTTCGTGACAAGTTGCAGTTTCCCAACCTCAAAAACTCAAGGTTACGAACTTTGATTAACCAAAG CTTAAATTGGCAGCACCAACTATGTAAAAATCCTAGGCCAAATCCAGATATCAAAACACTGTTTGTGGATCATTCTTGTGGACAACCAAATGGTGCTCGAGCTCCGTCACCTGCAAACAATCCATTGCTTGGATCAGTGCCCAAACCAGGCAGCTTCCCTCCTCTTGGTGCACACGGG CCTTTCCAACCTGGGCCAGCACCTGTGGCAGCTCCACTTGCTGGGTGGATGTCCAACCCACCCACTGTAGCTCATCCAGCAGTTTCTGGTGGACCTATGGGTCTTGGTCCTTCATCTATTCCAG CTTCTCTTAAACATCCCAGGACTCCACCAACGAATCCCTCTATTGATTATCCATCTGGGGAATCTGATCATGCTGCCAAAAGAACTAGGTCACTGGGAATATCTGATGAG GTTAATCTTCCTGTGAATGTGCTACCTATATCATTTCCAGGGCAAGGTCATAATCAATCTCTTACTGTACCTGATGACTTGCCCAAGACTGTTGCAAGAACATTAAACCAGGGATCATCTCCCATGAGCATGGATTTTCATCCTTCTCAGCAGACATTGCTTCTAG TTGGCACGAATGTTGGAGATATTGCATTATGGGAAGTTGGTTCAAGGGAGAGACTGGTGTTGAGAAACTTCAAAGTCTGGGACTTGAGTGCATGTTCAATGCCATTACag ACTGCCCTGGTAAAAGATCCTGGTGTCTCAGTTAACCGTGTTATATGGAGCCCCGACGGTTCGTTATTTG GGGTTGCATACTCTAGGCACATTGTTCAAATATATTCCTATCACGGGAATGATGACATACGTCAGCATGTGGAG ATTGATGCTCACGTTGGAGGCGTAAATGATCTTGCATTCTCTCACCCTAATAAGCAGCTCTCTGTTATAACATGTGGAGATGACAAAACTATAAAG GTTTGGGATGCCACATCTGGTGCAAGACAATATACATTTGAGGGTCATGAGGCACCTGTATACTCTGTGTGCCCTCACCATAAAGAAACCATTCAG TTTATTTTCTCTACAGCATTAGATGGAAAGATAAAAGCGTGGTTATATGATAATTTGGGATCTCGAGTAGATTATGAGGCTCCTGGTCGTTGGTGCACAACAATGGCATACAGTGCTGACGGAACTAG ACTGTTTTCATGTGGAACCAGCAAAGATGGGGAGTCGCACATTGTTGAGTGGAATGAAAGTGAAGGGGCTGTTAAGAGAACATATCAAGGGTTTCGGAAAAGATCGCTGGGTGTTGTACAATTTGATACAACTAAAAATCGATTTTTGGCTGCTGGTGATGATTTCTCAATCAAATTCTGGGATATGGACCATGTTCCACTCCTGACAAGTATTGATGCTGATGGAGGTCTTCCA GCAAGCCCTCGGATTCGATTCAACAAGGATGGTTCTCTATTGGCTGTTTCTGCTAATGAAAATGGGATAAAGATTTTGGCAAATAATGACGGTATTCGTTTAGTACGCACTTTTGAGAACCTAGCTTATGATGCTTCCAGGGCATCTGAAACTACAAAG CCTACAGTAAATCCAATATCCGTAGCATCAGCAAATAATTCTGGATTTGCAGATAGGGTGGCCTCTGTTGTTGGCATCAGTGGAATG AATGGAGATGCAAGGAATCCGGTAGATGTAAAACCTCGAATTAATGAAGAGCCTAATGACAAATCCAAGATATGGAAGCTCACTGAAATTAGTGAATCATCGCAGTGCCGGTCCTTGAAGCTTCCTGAGAACCTCAGAGTGACTAAG ATATCAAGATTAATATATACAAACTCTGGTAATGCCGTCTTAGCATTAGCATCAAATGCTATTCACCTGCTTTGGAAGTGGCAAAGGAATGATCGCAATACAAGTGGCAAG GCAACAGCCAGTGTTTCACCTCAATTGTGGCAACCTTCAAGTGGCATATTAATGACAAATGATGTGCACGAACCAAACCATGAGGAAGCTGTCTCCTGCTTTGCTTTGTCCAAGAATGACTCGTATGTGATGTCAGCATCTGGTGGAAAGATTTCCTTGTTCAACATGATGACATTCAAG ACAATGACAACTTTCATGCCTCCACCTCCAGCAGCAACTTTTCTTGCATTTCATCCTCAAGATAACAACATTATTGCTATTGGCATGGATGATTCTACCATCCAGATATATAATGTCCGAGTGGATGAG GTTAAAAGCAAGCTTAAAGGCCACTCTAAAAGGATAACTGGCCTCGCCTTTTCTCATGTGCTCAATGTGCTAATTTCATCAGGAGCTGATTCTCAG CTGTGTGTGTGGAGCACTGATGGATGGGAAAAGCAGAGGGCTAGGACCTTGCAGCTACCGGGTAGATCGACATCTCAATCAGATACCAGAGTGCAGTTTCATCAGGATCAAACTCATTTCCTGGCTGTGCATGAGGCACAAATTGCTATATTTGAAACAACAAAGTTGGAATGTTTAAAGCAG TGGGTTCCACGTGAAAGTGCTGCCCCAATTTCTCATGCCACATTCTCGTGTGATAGCCAGCTGATATATGCCAGTTTCTTGGATGCAACTGTGTGCGTATTCACTGCAGGGCACCTCCATATGCGATGCCGTATTATTCCTTCAGCTTATCTATCACCCAGTATTAG CAATTCAAATATCCACCCAGTTGTAGTTGCAGCACATCCAGAAGATCCAAACCAATTTGCATTAGGTATGTCAGATGGTGGTGTTCATGTTTTCGAACCACTTGAATCTGAAGGCAAATGGGGCGTCCCTCCACCACTTGAAAATGGCTTTGCAGAAGGTGTACCAGCTGCTCCATCTATTGCAGCTTCAGGCTTCGATCAAGCACCAACATAA
- the LOC125860184 gene encoding protein TOPLESS-like isoform X4, producing the protein MSSLSRELVFLILQFLDEEKFKETVHKLEQESGFFFNMKYFEDEVHNGNWDEVEKYLSGFTKVDDNRYSMKIFFEIRKQKYLEALDKRDRSKGVEILVKDLKVFASFNEELFKEITQLLTLENFRENEQLSKYGDTKSARAIMLVELKKLIEANPLFRDKLQFPNLKNSRLRTLINQSLNWQHQLCKNPRPNPDIKTLFVDHSCGQPNGARAPSPANNPLLGSVPKPGSFPPLGAHGPFQPGPAPVAAPLAGWMSNPPTVAHPAVSGGPMGLGPSSIPASLKHPRTPPTNPSIDYPSGESDHAAKRTRSLGISDEVNLPVNVLPISFPGQGHNQSLTVPDDLPKTVARTLNQGSSPMSMDFHPSQQTLLLVGTNVGDIALWEVGSRERLVLRNFKVWDLSACSMPLQTALVKDPGVSVNRVIWSPDGSLFGVAYSRHIVQIYSYHGNDDIRQHVEIDAHVGGVNDLAFSHPNKQLSVITCGDDKTIKVWDATSGARQYTFEGHEAPVYSVCPHHKETIQFIFSTALDGKIKAWLYDNLGSRVDYEAPGRWCTTMAYSADGTRLFSCGTSKDGESHIVEWNESEGAVKRTYQGFRKRSLGVVQFDTTKNRFLAAGDDFSIKFWDMDHVPLLTSIDADGGLPASPRIRFNKDGSLLAVSANENGIKILANNDGIRLVRTFENLAYDASRASETTKPTVNPISVASANNSGFADRVASVVGISGMNGDARNPVDVKPRINEEPNDKSKIWKLTEISESSQCRSLKLPENLRVTKISRLIYTNSGNAVLALASNAIHLLWKWQRNDRNTSGKATASVSPQLWQPSSGILMTNDVHEPNHEEAVSCFALSKNDSYVMSASGGKISLFNMMTFKTMTTFMPPPPAATFLAFHPQDNNIIAIGMDDSTIQIYNVRVDEVKSKLKGHSKRITGLAFSHVLNVLISSGADSQLCVWSTDGWEKQRARTLQLPGRSTSQSDTRVQFHQDQTHFLAVHEAQIAIFETTKLECLKQWVPRESAAPISHATFSCDSQLIYASFLDATVCVFTAGHLHMRCRIIPSAYLSPSISNSNIHPVVVAAHPEDPNQFALGMSDGGVHVFEPLESEGKWGVPPPLENGFAEGVPAI; encoded by the exons ATGTCATCTCTCAGTAGAGAGCTTGTATTCTTGATCTTACAGTTTCTAGATGAGGAGAAATTCAAAGAAACAGTTCACAA GCTTGAGCAAGAATCTggttttttctttaatatgaaGTACTTTGAAGATGAAGTGCATAATGGTAATTGGGATGAAGTTGAAAAGTATCTCTCTGGTTTTACCAAAGTGGATGATAACCGATATTCCATGAAGATTTTCTTTGAAATAAGGAAGCAAAAGTATCTTGAGGCATTGGACAA GCGTGACCGGTCCAAGGGTGTTGAAATTCTTGTAAAAGATCTTAAAGTTTTTGCATCTTTCAATGAGGAGCTTTTCAAGGAGATAACTCAGCTGTTGACACTAGAGAATTTCAG GGAGAATGAACAGCTGTCCAAGTATGGAGATACTAAATCTGCACGAGCTATTATGTTGGTTGAGCTCAAAAAGCTTATAGAAGCAAATCCCCTGTTTCGTGACAAGTTGCAGTTTCCCAACCTCAAAAACTCAAGGTTACGAACTTTGATTAACCAAAG CTTAAATTGGCAGCACCAACTATGTAAAAATCCTAGGCCAAATCCAGATATCAAAACACTGTTTGTGGATCATTCTTGTGGACAACCAAATGGTGCTCGAGCTCCGTCACCTGCAAACAATCCATTGCTTGGATCAGTGCCCAAACCAGGCAGCTTCCCTCCTCTTGGTGCACACGGG CCTTTCCAACCTGGGCCAGCACCTGTGGCAGCTCCACTTGCTGGGTGGATGTCCAACCCACCCACTGTAGCTCATCCAGCAGTTTCTGGTGGACCTATGGGTCTTGGTCCTTCATCTATTCCAG CTTCTCTTAAACATCCCAGGACTCCACCAACGAATCCCTCTATTGATTATCCATCTGGGGAATCTGATCATGCTGCCAAAAGAACTAGGTCACTGGGAATATCTGATGAG GTTAATCTTCCTGTGAATGTGCTACCTATATCATTTCCAGGGCAAGGTCATAATCAATCTCTTACTGTACCTGATGACTTGCCCAAGACTGTTGCAAGAACATTAAACCAGGGATCATCTCCCATGAGCATGGATTTTCATCCTTCTCAGCAGACATTGCTTCTAG TTGGCACGAATGTTGGAGATATTGCATTATGGGAAGTTGGTTCAAGGGAGAGACTGGTGTTGAGAAACTTCAAAGTCTGGGACTTGAGTGCATGTTCAATGCCATTACag ACTGCCCTGGTAAAAGATCCTGGTGTCTCAGTTAACCGTGTTATATGGAGCCCCGACGGTTCGTTATTTG GGGTTGCATACTCTAGGCACATTGTTCAAATATATTCCTATCACGGGAATGATGACATACGTCAGCATGTGGAG ATTGATGCTCACGTTGGAGGCGTAAATGATCTTGCATTCTCTCACCCTAATAAGCAGCTCTCTGTTATAACATGTGGAGATGACAAAACTATAAAG GTTTGGGATGCCACATCTGGTGCAAGACAATATACATTTGAGGGTCATGAGGCACCTGTATACTCTGTGTGCCCTCACCATAAAGAAACCATTCAG TTTATTTTCTCTACAGCATTAGATGGAAAGATAAAAGCGTGGTTATATGATAATTTGGGATCTCGAGTAGATTATGAGGCTCCTGGTCGTTGGTGCACAACAATGGCATACAGTGCTGACGGAACTAG ACTGTTTTCATGTGGAACCAGCAAAGATGGGGAGTCGCACATTGTTGAGTGGAATGAAAGTGAAGGGGCTGTTAAGAGAACATATCAAGGGTTTCGGAAAAGATCGCTGGGTGTTGTACAATTTGATACAACTAAAAATCGATTTTTGGCTGCTGGTGATGATTTCTCAATCAAATTCTGGGATATGGACCATGTTCCACTCCTGACAAGTATTGATGCTGATGGAGGTCTTCCA GCAAGCCCTCGGATTCGATTCAACAAGGATGGTTCTCTATTGGCTGTTTCTGCTAATGAAAATGGGATAAAGATTTTGGCAAATAATGACGGTATTCGTTTAGTACGCACTTTTGAGAACCTAGCTTATGATGCTTCCAGGGCATCTGAAACTACAAAG CCTACAGTAAATCCAATATCCGTAGCATCAGCAAATAATTCTGGATTTGCAGATAGGGTGGCCTCTGTTGTTGGCATCAGTGGAATG AATGGAGATGCAAGGAATCCGGTAGATGTAAAACCTCGAATTAATGAAGAGCCTAATGACAAATCCAAGATATGGAAGCTCACTGAAATTAGTGAATCATCGCAGTGCCGGTCCTTGAAGCTTCCTGAGAACCTCAGAGTGACTAAG ATATCAAGATTAATATATACAAACTCTGGTAATGCCGTCTTAGCATTAGCATCAAATGCTATTCACCTGCTTTGGAAGTGGCAAAGGAATGATCGCAATACAAGTGGCAAG GCAACAGCCAGTGTTTCACCTCAATTGTGGCAACCTTCAAGTGGCATATTAATGACAAATGATGTGCACGAACCAAACCATGAGGAAGCTGTCTCCTGCTTTGCTTTGTCCAAGAATGACTCGTATGTGATGTCAGCATCTGGTGGAAAGATTTCCTTGTTCAACATGATGACATTCAAG ACAATGACAACTTTCATGCCTCCACCTCCAGCAGCAACTTTTCTTGCATTTCATCCTCAAGATAACAACATTATTGCTATTGGCATGGATGATTCTACCATCCAGATATATAATGTCCGAGTGGATGAG GTTAAAAGCAAGCTTAAAGGCCACTCTAAAAGGATAACTGGCCTCGCCTTTTCTCATGTGCTCAATGTGCTAATTTCATCAGGAGCTGATTCTCAG CTGTGTGTGTGGAGCACTGATGGATGGGAAAAGCAGAGGGCTAGGACCTTGCAGCTACCGGGTAGATCGACATCTCAATCAGATACCAGAGTGCAGTTTCATCAGGATCAAACTCATTTCCTGGCTGTGCATGAGGCACAAATTGCTATATTTGAAACAACAAAGTTGGAATGTTTAAAGCAG TGGGTTCCACGTGAAAGTGCTGCCCCAATTTCTCATGCCACATTCTCGTGTGATAGCCAGCTGATATATGCCAGTTTCTTGGATGCAACTGTGTGCGTATTCACTGCAGGGCACCTCCATATGCGATGCCGTATTATTCCTTCAGCTTATCTATCACCCAGTATTAG CAATTCAAATATCCACCCAGTTGTAGTTGCAGCACATCCAGAAGATCCAAACCAATTTGCATTAGGTATGTCAGATGGTGGTGTTCATGTTTTCGAACCACTTGAATCTGAAGGCAAATGGGGCGTCCCTCCACCACTTGAAAATGGCTTTGCAGAAG